A single Inediibacterium massiliense DNA region contains:
- a CDS encoding TetR/AcrR family transcriptional regulator — MSNLNKKQIMIIQSAMKVFCKDGFHKAKVSTIASEAGIGKGTIYEYFKNKQDLFLKMIQYYTDVYFRNLVTSMKNEESVIEKLRIYIVLEEECMKKFGDLAHIFIHESQYIGVEITKIMQRQREATVQFIATIIEEGIHKNLFRNIDPYLSSLIFIGSVHQILVSKFCMKDNFAKQIELTNLYDALLNGIKNPSVDLSISLENKKKIETK; from the coding sequence ATGTCTAATTTGAATAAAAAACAAATAATGATTATTCAATCAGCCATGAAAGTATTCTGTAAAGACGGTTTTCATAAAGCCAAAGTAAGTACCATTGCTTCGGAAGCAGGTATTGGTAAAGGTACAATTTATGAATATTTTAAAAATAAACAAGATTTATTTTTAAAAATGATTCAATATTATACAGATGTGTATTTTCGTAACCTTGTAACATCTATGAAAAACGAAGAATCTGTTATTGAAAAATTAAGAATATATATTGTATTAGAAGAAGAATGTATGAAAAAATTTGGAGATCTGGCACATATATTTATACATGAATCCCAATATATTGGTGTAGAGATAACAAAAATAATGCAAAGACAAAGAGAAGCAACCGTCCAATTTATTGCCACAATCATCGAGGAAGGTATTCATAAAAATCTTTTTAGAAATATAGATCCATATCTTTCTTCATTGATCTTTATAGGAAGTGTTCATCAAATTTTGGTTAGTAAATTTTGTATGAAAGATAATTTTGCAAAACAAATAGAGCTTACTAATTTATATGATGCTCTTTTAAATGGCATCAAAAATCCTAGTGTTGATCTATCCATCTCTCTTGAAAACAAAAAGAAGATAGAAACTAAGTAA
- the lepB gene encoding signal peptidase I, translating into MDRLLKWIKYIFVGLTIFVVIEKFIFGLTIVQGMSMQPTLHNHDKLFVNKIAYFLENPHHGDIVIFNPPIDERKDELFIKRVIAVEGDEFSIQEGKLYINGKEIEESYIQHENYEERFYEVTKGQVPKGMVFVMGDNRNDSNDSRCFGFVPKKNIKGKANIRIWPMDAIQTFSNTEKTN; encoded by the coding sequence ATGGATAGATTATTGAAGTGGATTAAATATATTTTTGTAGGACTTACTATTTTTGTTGTAATTGAAAAATTTATATTTGGATTAACGATTGTACAAGGTATGTCTATGCAACCCACCCTTCACAATCATGATAAACTTTTTGTGAATAAAATAGCATATTTTTTGGAAAATCCTCATCATGGAGATATTGTAATTTTTAATCCTCCTATTGATGAAAGAAAAGATGAGCTTTTTATTAAAAGGGTCATTGCAGTAGAAGGAGATGAATTTTCAATTCAAGAAGGAAAATTATACATTAATGGAAAAGAAATAGAGGAATCCTACATTCAGCACGAAAACTATGAAGAAAGGTTTTATGAAGTGACAAAAGGGCAGGTACCAAAAGGTATGGTATTTGTTATGGGAGACAATAGAAATGACAGCAATGATAGTAGATGTTTTGGATTTGTTCCTAAAAAAAATATAAAAGGAAAAGCAAATATAAGAATATGGCCTATGGATGCTATACAAACTTTTTCAAATACTGAGAAGACAAATTAG
- a CDS encoding CBS domain-containing protein has protein sequence MIVKEIMSCPAITFMITDTVFDVLKIMNEKNINGAPIVNKENELVGMIVKADIYRFLIDPGHYGSCPIEWVMSKNVVTAQRDEHILSIAKRLRENNIVAMPVIENHKVIGIISFEDIIDYFIKKQSSQI, from the coding sequence ATGATCGTAAAAGAAATTATGAGTTGCCCTGCTATTACCTTTATGATAACAGATACCGTATTCGATGTTTTAAAAATCATGAATGAAAAAAATATCAATGGCGCTCCTATCGTCAATAAAGAAAATGAGTTAGTAGGAATGATTGTAAAAGCAGATATTTATAGATTTTTAATAGATCCAGGACACTATGGAAGTTGTCCTATCGAATGGGTAATGAGTAAAAACGTAGTTACTGCACAAAGGGATGAACATATTTTATCTATTGCAAAGCGTCTTAGAGAAAATAATATTGTTGCCATGCCTGTTATTGAAAATCATAAGGTAATAGGTATTATTTCTTTTGAAGATATTATTGATTATTTTATAAAAAAACAATCTTCACAAATATAG
- a CDS encoding YetF domain-containing protein: MRMLIEGIKMKILIEVIIQTFLAFFSILFITRLLGRQQVSQLTLYEYINGITFGSIAATLATDVNQKTYQHLVGLTLFGLLTGIVAYISLKKRNFRKLVDGEPVIVIQDGKILETNLKRTRYSIDDINQLLRGKDCFSIDEVAYGLLEINGEMSIIKRVDKRNVTLGDLNLTGEQESIPTEIIIGGQIIYENLRKRKITGKGLMDQLKMYGVKKIDEVMYASLDEYGKLYVDKYDDTLRNPLDISENNKGI; the protein is encoded by the coding sequence ATGAGAATGTTAATAGAAGGTATAAAAATGAAAATATTAATAGAAGTAATCATTCAAACTTTTTTAGCTTTTTTTTCAATACTGTTTATTACAAGATTATTAGGTCGTCAACAGGTATCTCAATTAACCTTGTATGAATATATAAATGGAATCACATTTGGTTCTATTGCAGCAACTTTAGCTACAGATGTAAATCAAAAAACGTATCAGCATCTGGTAGGACTCACTCTATTTGGTCTTTTAACGGGGATTGTAGCTTATATTTCTTTAAAGAAAAGAAACTTTAGAAAATTAGTAGATGGAGAGCCTGTTATTGTGATTCAAGATGGAAAAATATTAGAGACAAATTTAAAAAGAACGAGATACAGTATAGATGATATCAATCAACTTTTGAGAGGAAAGGATTGTTTTTCAATAGATGAAGTAGCCTATGGACTTTTAGAGATCAACGGAGAAATGAGCATTATAAAAAGAGTAGATAAAAGAAATGTTACATTAGGGGATTTGAATTTAACAGGAGAGCAAGAAAGTATTCCTACAGAAATCATTATAGGAGGACAAATAATTTATGAGAATTTAAGAAAAAGAAAAATAACAGGAAAAGGCTTGATGGATCAGTTAAAAATGTATGGAGTAAAAAAAATAGATGAGGTCATGTATGCAAGCTTAGATGAATATGGAAAGTTATATGTAGACAAATATGATGATACATTAAGAAATCCATTAGATATAAGTGAAAATAATAAAGGAATATAG
- a CDS encoding deoxyribonuclease IV produces the protein MIHIGCHLSISKGFYKAVQEALSIDANTFQFFTRNPRGGNAKDLDLEDIKKLNELMKQNHFAPILAHAPYTMNLCSSKPDIREFAKNMLKDDLERLKYIPNSLYNFHPGSHTGQGVEKSIEQIIDALNETITNDTETWILLETMSGKGTEVGRSFEEMKQIIDRVQYNKIGLCLDSCHLYSSGYDIVNDLDGVIEEIDQRIGIDRVKAFHLNDSKHELGSNKDRHELIGKGKIGLEAIVNIITHPKLSHIPFILETPNDVEGHGEEIKMLKYSLSAD, from the coding sequence TTGATTCATATTGGTTGTCATTTATCTATATCCAAAGGTTTTTACAAAGCAGTACAAGAGGCATTAAGTATTGATGCAAATACTTTTCAATTTTTTACGAGAAATCCAAGAGGAGGAAATGCAAAAGATTTAGATTTAGAGGATATCAAAAAATTAAATGAACTTATGAAACAAAATCATTTTGCACCGATTCTGGCTCATGCTCCTTATACAATGAATTTATGTTCATCTAAACCAGATATTCGTGAATTTGCAAAGAATATGTTAAAAGATGATTTAGAAAGGTTAAAATATATACCGAATAGTCTATATAATTTCCATCCAGGATCTCATACAGGACAAGGAGTAGAAAAGAGTATAGAGCAGATTATTGATGCTTTAAATGAAACGATCACAAATGATACAGAGACTTGGATTTTATTAGAAACTATGAGTGGAAAAGGAACCGAAGTGGGAAGATCCTTTGAAGAAATGAAACAAATTATAGATAGAGTCCAATATAATAAAATAGGTTTATGTCTAGATTCTTGTCATTTGTATTCAAGTGGGTATGATATTGTCAATGATTTAGATGGGGTGATTGAAGAGATTGATCAAAGAATAGGGATAGATAGGGTAAAGGCATTTCATTTAAATGATAGTAAACATGAACTAGGAAGTAATAAAGATCGTCATGAACTGATAGGAAAAGGAAAAATTGGGTTAGAGGCTATTGTAAATATTATTACGCATCCCAAACTATCTCATATTCCGTTTATTCTAGAAACACCGAATGATGTAGAAGGTCATGGAGAAGAAATAAAAATGCTAAAATATAGTTTGTCAGCAGACTGA
- a CDS encoding RusA family crossover junction endodeoxyribonuclease — protein MIKITVPGKPISKSNFKLKNIHGQVWMPKEGKHSKYIAYENKIAGYINQQYDGSPLTGNIITIIKLYFPDKRMGDLHNYPKSICDGIEKSGIIENDKQLKPVLLFDYIDKKNPRIEIELYETSKYKVSYQIDCIE, from the coding sequence ATGATTAAAATTACTGTGCCAGGAAAACCCATTAGCAAATCAAATTTTAAACTTAAAAATATTCATGGACAAGTATGGATGCCCAAGGAAGGGAAACACAGTAAATATATTGCCTATGAAAATAAAATTGCAGGATATATCAATCAACAATATGATGGATCTCCTTTAACAGGAAATATTATTACCATTATTAAATTATATTTTCCAGACAAAAGAATGGGAGATCTACACAATTATCCAAAAAGTATTTGTGATGGCATAGAAAAAAGTGGAATTATTGAAAATGATAAACAATTAAAACCTGTCCTCCTTTTTGATTACATAGATAAGAAAAACCCTAGAATTGAAATAGAGTTATATGAAACCAGTAAATATAAAGTTTCTTACCAAATTGATTGTATTGAATAA
- a CDS encoding DUF4367 domain-containing protein, producing MMMNDDKLFDRKMKEKFKKEVFEIPQNMNEEFEHTLTWIKNKEVSNMKKVSHKKRVGVIAASIVCVLCASTIIMQTTFAQEIVDKIIKSLSLNNITIFENKDYKWEDQEIPESAKGKVFDKDGHVIEKITLDNKDEMYNANREKVFGVDPDGTLITEAVQRENLERNAQENPVDDVIVKDSKKLNGYTRFDVKLPAYVPKGFEFDYGEFYKDDNGEIFDEACALYFINHKTEETIFISQTYICEESSAETAFNNIKKVKVNGKEAIVGDEGIVWEANGVRYLMYTYNLGTDESVKIAESIQ from the coding sequence ATGATGATGAATGATGATAAGTTATTTGATAGAAAAATGAAAGAAAAATTTAAAAAGGAAGTTTTTGAAATTCCCCAAAATATGAATGAAGAATTCGAACATACTTTAACATGGATTAAAAATAAGGAGGTTTCCAATATGAAAAAAGTAAGTCACAAAAAAAGAGTAGGTGTCATAGCTGCATCTATTGTGTGTGTATTGTGTGCATCTACAATTATTATGCAAACTACATTTGCTCAAGAGATTGTTGATAAGATTATTAAAAGCTTATCTTTGAATAATATAACAATATTTGAGAATAAAGATTATAAGTGGGAGGATCAAGAAATACCAGAATCAGCTAAAGGAAAAGTATTTGATAAAGATGGGCATGTAATAGAAAAAATTACATTAGATAATAAAGATGAAATGTACAATGCAAATAGAGAAAAGGTTTTTGGTGTAGATCCTGATGGAACATTAATAACAGAAGCAGTACAAAGGGAAAATTTAGAAAGAAATGCTCAAGAGAATCCAGTAGATGATGTCATTGTAAAGGATTCTAAAAAGTTAAATGGATATACTCGCTTTGATGTAAAGTTACCAGCTTATGTACCAAAAGGTTTTGAATTTGATTATGGTGAGTTTTACAAAGATGATAATGGAGAGATCTTTGATGAAGCATGTGCTTTATATTTTATAAACCACAAGACAGAAGAAACAATATTTATATCTCAAACCTATATATGCGAAGAATCATCAGCGGAAACTGCATTTAACAACATTAAAAAAGTAAAGGTAAATGGTAAAGAGGCTATTGTAGGGGATGAAGGAATTGTTTGGGAAGCCAATGGAGTAAGATATTTAATGTATACGTATAATTTAGGTACAGATGAAAGTGTAAAAATTGCTGAATCTATTCAATAA
- a CDS encoding Lon protease family protein, which translates to MNQRKELSYLQLKKSYNPEDFSFYSTEELDALDGIIGQNRAEKSMEFGLRVKNTKYNIFVTGLKGTGKKSYIQKIVREKAQKEDIPDDWCYVYNFYDPNSPISIHMSAGMGRIFSEDMDQLVKELLEEVPKAFSDEEYELEKAEIIKEYKQSRELLLDELSKYCLENGFTIKSTTKGFALTPTQDGEAMSDEAYEKLDEEERKKIEKKAQDVEKKALEFLKKIKGIESITKDEILKLDQIVAKEIIKPYMDVLFNKYKEYKKIINYLQDVQEDMIENIYDFDLSESEREEKEENFLKRYKVNIFIDNSENEGAPVVIEYNPTYNNLIGKVEYENEQGSLKTDFTMIRPGAIHKANGGYLILQASEILMNVKSWDTLKRIMRTGTIKIESLRTQLGVVDIVSLKPEAIPISMKVILVGNPYLYSLLYAYDEDFEKLFKIKVDFDSVMDATMSRAKKMARFCKFFCTKENIRHLDPSGVAKILEYSHKIAGSQKKFTTRFNKIVELLIEADVWAELDKSLLITRDHIKKAYLEKIYRNNKIEDKIEEMYHTGKILFNLKGKEVGRIYGLSVLDLGDLMCGKPTAITVTTFCGGKGIINIEREVKMSGSIHDKGVMILEGYLSEKFAQEYPLSVTAKICFEQSYSGIDGDSASSTELYGILSSLSDVPIFQEIAVTGSVNQKGEIQPVGGVSEKIEGFFSLCKHFGLTGKQGVMIPYQNIDDLVLFDEVIDAVKEGKFHIYPISNIEEGIEILTGISFNEICKRCREKLNKFRSNIENKNHKEKRIKRR; encoded by the coding sequence ATGAATCAGAGGAAAGAACTTTCTTATTTACAATTAAAAAAAAGTTATAACCCCGAGGATTTTTCTTTTTATTCTACAGAAGAATTAGATGCATTAGATGGAATTATAGGACAAAATAGAGCTGAAAAATCAATGGAGTTTGGACTTCGTGTAAAAAATACAAAATATAATATATTTGTTACTGGACTGAAGGGAACAGGGAAAAAAAGCTATATTCAAAAAATAGTGAGAGAAAAAGCTCAAAAAGAGGATATTCCAGATGATTGGTGTTATGTATATAATTTCTATGATCCTAATAGTCCTATTTCCATTCATATGTCTGCTGGAATGGGAAGAATATTTTCAGAAGATATGGATCAATTAGTAAAAGAGCTTCTAGAAGAAGTTCCAAAGGCTTTTTCTGATGAAGAATATGAATTAGAAAAAGCAGAAATTATAAAAGAATACAAGCAAAGTCGGGAGCTTCTTTTAGATGAGTTATCCAAATATTGTTTAGAAAATGGATTTACTATTAAAAGCACAACTAAAGGATTTGCCCTAACACCTACTCAAGATGGAGAAGCAATGAGTGATGAGGCGTATGAAAAATTAGATGAAGAAGAAAGAAAAAAAATAGAAAAAAAAGCACAAGATGTTGAAAAGAAAGCTTTAGAATTTTTGAAAAAAATAAAAGGAATAGAAAGTATTACAAAGGATGAAATTTTAAAGCTTGATCAAATAGTAGCTAAAGAAATTATAAAACCTTATATGGATGTATTATTCAATAAATATAAGGAATATAAAAAAATTATAAACTATTTACAAGATGTACAAGAGGATATGATAGAAAATATATATGATTTTGATTTATCAGAAAGTGAAAGAGAAGAGAAAGAAGAGAATTTTTTAAAGAGATATAAAGTAAATATTTTTATTGATAATAGTGAAAATGAAGGAGCTCCTGTAGTGATTGAATACAATCCTACTTATAATAATCTTATAGGTAAGGTTGAATATGAAAATGAACAAGGATCTTTAAAAACTGATTTTACTATGATTCGACCAGGAGCTATTCATAAGGCTAATGGAGGATACTTGATTTTGCAAGCTAGTGAAATTTTAATGAATGTAAAATCTTGGGATACTTTAAAAAGAATTATGCGAACAGGGACAATTAAGATAGAAAGTTTAAGAACCCAACTGGGTGTTGTAGATATTGTTTCTTTAAAACCAGAAGCTATTCCTATTTCTATGAAAGTAATATTAGTAGGAAATCCATACCTGTATAGTCTTTTATATGCTTATGATGAGGATTTTGAAAAACTATTTAAAATAAAGGTAGATTTTGATTCTGTCATGGATGCTACCATGAGCCGTGCAAAAAAAATGGCAAGATTTTGTAAATTTTTTTGTACAAAAGAAAATATAAGGCATTTAGATCCTAGTGGAGTAGCAAAAATATTAGAATATAGCCATAAAATAGCTGGAAGCCAGAAAAAATTTACTACAAGATTTAATAAAATTGTGGAATTATTGATTGAAGCAGATGTTTGGGCAGAACTAGACAAAAGTTTGTTGATTACAAGAGATCATATAAAAAAGGCATATTTGGAAAAAATATATAGAAATAATAAAATAGAAGATAAAATTGAAGAAATGTATCATACAGGAAAAATTTTATTTAATTTAAAAGGAAAAGAAGTAGGCAGAATATATGGTTTATCAGTTCTTGATCTTGGAGACTTGATGTGTGGAAAGCCTACGGCTATCACTGTTACCACTTTCTGTGGAGGAAAAGGCATCATTAATATTGAAAGAGAAGTCAAAATGAGTGGAAGTATTCATGATAAGGGTGTCATGATTTTAGAAGGCTATTTAAGTGAAAAGTTCGCTCAAGAGTATCCTTTAAGTGTAACTGCTAAAATTTGCTTTGAACAAAGCTATAGTGGAATAGATGGAGATAGTGCTTCTAGTACAGAACTTTATGGAATTTTATCTAGTTTAAGTGATGTTCCTATTTTTCAAGAAATTGCAGTAACAGGATCTGTAAATCAAAAAGGTGAAATACAACCTGTAGGAGGAGTAAGTGAAAAGATAGAGGGCTTTTTTTCATTATGTAAGCATTTTGGCTTAACAGGAAAACAGGGTGTAATGATTCCATATCAAAATATCGATGATCTTGTCTTATTTGATGAAGTAATTGATGCAGTGAAAGAAGGAAAGTTTCATATTTATCCTATTTCTAATATTGAGGAAGGGATAGAAATTCTAACAGGAATATCCTTTAATGAAATTTGTAAAAGATGTAGAGAAAAATTAAATAAATTTAGAAGCAATATAGAAAATAAAAATCATAAAGAAAAGAGAATAAAAAGAAGGTAG
- a CDS encoding efflux RND transporter permease subunit — translation MNVSKTSVNRPVTTLMFMLIAVLLGTVCLTLLPIDLYPEMEIPVAIVSVNYSGAAPEEIETLITKPIEQSVATVSKLKKISSYSREGSSIVVAEFESSADMDMASLEMREKVDLVKKMLPDDASTPMVLKIDPNAQPIIQLGVSSNLEEGKLQSLVEDEIVSRFERIDGVASVDTYGGNEKEVKIKIDQDKLSGYGLSLSQIQNVLRSENMNLPGGKVHTGSKELLARTTGEFKSVEDIENVPIVLKSGEIIKLSDVSTITLDYKDKESLIRVNNKNAIGIAIKKQSVANTVKVAQKVLQEIAVVENDYPQINITVGVDQSEFINKSIRNVTENAVIGGLLAVVILYLFLRNLRSTFIVGIAIPISIVATFALMYFGGLTINLISLGGLALGIGMLVDNSIVVLENIYRLREEGTSIKEAAIYGAKEVGMAVFASTMTTIAVFLPIVFVQGFTAIVFKQLSFTVTFSLIASLLISLTIVPMLSSKILKVGEVKSRKHSGLSIGKLLDLFSLFIDKLGDIYGKILNFSLHHRKTTIFIGLFIFVASSALVGLIGAEFFPKEDEGMFTVNIEVPFGTSLEDTNHIVAQVENIVKAIPEKEKVFTMVSSSEGFSTSASNSSTVIGALKKQEERKRSTEEIVNEVRKKVEMIPGADIKVSESSSMGGGGPQSSAIQIEIKGDDIDLLKSIGSDFEQFVKSVPGTADVSSDTEEGEPEARIILNRDVASFYGITTSDLANILKSSIDGSKATTFKFDGDEIDVNVSLQDHVKSSIENMKQILVKTPTGMVVPIGQIATIEYGNSPTQIKRIDQVRTVTISSDLHGRDLKSVTDDIKRKLDDYNLPSGYRYNFTGQQQDMIEAFSSLVKALILSIILVYMILASQFESLLHPFTVMLSVPFALSGGFIGLFLTHRALSVPAFIGIIMLAGIVVNNAIVLVDYINQLRQTGVARTEAIQKAASTRFRPILMTTLTTVLGLLPLALGIGEGASTQAPMATVVVGGLSLSTVLTLSFIPVVYTIFDDLSSKIKSKFKRKKEPIKEIH, via the coding sequence ATGAATGTATCAAAAACATCTGTAAACAGACCTGTCACTACTCTAATGTTTATGCTTATTGCTGTATTATTAGGTACCGTATGTCTTACACTACTTCCTATAGATCTATATCCAGAAATGGAAATTCCAGTAGCTATTGTATCTGTAAACTATAGCGGTGCAGCTCCTGAGGAAATTGAAACATTAATTACTAAACCTATTGAACAATCTGTAGCAACTGTTAGTAAACTTAAGAAAATTTCTTCTTATTCTAGAGAAGGAAGTTCTATTGTAGTGGCTGAATTCGAATCTAGTGCAGATATGGATATGGCCTCCCTTGAGATGAGAGAAAAAGTTGATTTAGTAAAAAAAATGCTCCCTGATGATGCATCTACTCCAATGGTATTAAAAATAGACCCAAATGCTCAGCCTATTATACAATTAGGTGTTTCTTCTAATTTAGAAGAAGGCAAGCTTCAATCTCTTGTAGAAGATGAAATTGTATCTAGGTTTGAAAGAATTGACGGTGTAGCCTCTGTAGATACTTATGGAGGAAATGAGAAAGAAGTAAAAATTAAAATTGATCAAGATAAATTATCTGGCTATGGACTTTCATTGTCTCAAATTCAAAATGTATTAAGATCTGAAAATATGAATCTCCCAGGAGGAAAAGTTCATACAGGTTCTAAAGAGCTTTTGGCTAGAACCACAGGAGAATTTAAATCTGTAGAAGATATTGAAAATGTTCCTATTGTTCTTAAAAGTGGGGAAATCATCAAGCTTTCAGATGTTTCTACGATTACTTTAGATTACAAGGACAAAGAAAGTTTAATTCGCGTGAATAATAAAAATGCAATCGGTATTGCTATCAAAAAACAATCTGTAGCAAATACTGTTAAAGTTGCTCAAAAAGTATTACAAGAAATAGCTGTTGTAGAAAATGACTACCCTCAAATTAATATTACAGTAGGAGTAGATCAATCAGAATTTATTAATAAATCTATTCGTAATGTTACTGAAAATGCTGTTATAGGAGGACTTTTAGCCGTTGTAATTCTATACCTTTTCCTACGAAATCTACGTTCTACTTTTATTGTCGGTATCGCTATTCCTATATCTATCGTTGCAACCTTTGCTCTTATGTACTTTGGAGGCTTAACCATCAATCTTATTTCTTTAGGAGGATTGGCATTAGGTATAGGAATGCTTGTAGACAACTCTATTGTTGTTTTAGAAAATATTTATCGTCTTAGAGAAGAAGGTACATCTATCAAAGAAGCTGCAATCTATGGAGCCAAAGAAGTAGGTATGGCAGTATTTGCTTCTACAATGACTACTATTGCCGTATTTTTACCTATTGTATTTGTACAAGGATTCACTGCTATTGTATTTAAACAATTGTCCTTTACAGTTACATTTTCATTAATTGCATCTTTACTTATATCTTTAACCATTGTACCTATGCTTTCTTCCAAAATTCTAAAAGTAGGAGAAGTAAAATCGAGAAAACATTCGGGTTTATCTATCGGAAAATTATTAGATCTATTTTCTCTTTTTATTGATAAATTAGGAGATATTTATGGAAAAATATTAAATTTTTCATTACACCATAGAAAAACAACTATTTTCATAGGTCTTTTTATATTTGTTGCGTCTTCTGCTTTAGTTGGCCTCATTGGAGCTGAGTTTTTTCCAAAAGAAGATGAAGGTATGTTTACTGTAAATATTGAAGTTCCATTTGGAACAAGTCTTGAAGATACCAACCATATTGTTGCACAGGTAGAAAACATTGTAAAAGCAATCCCAGAAAAAGAAAAAGTGTTTACGATGGTTTCTTCTAGTGAAGGCTTTTCAACTTCAGCTTCTAATAGCTCAACAGTTATTGGGGCCCTAAAAAAACAAGAAGAACGAAAAAGATCTACAGAAGAAATTGTCAATGAAGTAAGAAAGAAAGTTGAAATGATTCCTGGAGCAGATATTAAAGTAAGTGAATCTTCTTCTATGGGAGGAGGCGGTCCTCAAAGTTCTGCTATACAAATTGAAATCAAAGGAGATGATATAGATCTTTTAAAATCTATTGGTTCAGACTTTGAACAATTTGTAAAATCTGTACCTGGTACAGCAGATGTATCTTCAGATACAGAGGAAGGTGAACCAGAAGCACGAATTATTTTAAATAGAGATGTAGCTTCCTTTTACGGAATTACAACCTCTGACTTGGCAAATATTTTAAAAAGCTCAATAGATGGATCAAAAGCTACTACTTTTAAATTCGATGGAGATGAAATCGATGTAAATGTTTCTTTACAAGATCATGTAAAGTCATCTATTGAAAACATGAAACAAATTTTGGTTAAAACTCCTACAGGTATGGTAGTTCCCATCGGTCAGATTGCAACCATCGAATATGGGAACTCTCCTACTCAAATTAAAAGAATTGATCAAGTAAGAACAGTTACTATTTCTTCGGACTTACATGGAAGAGATTTGAAATCTGTAACAGATGATATCAAAAGAAAGCTTGATGATTATAATCTTCCATCAGGATATAGATATAATTTTACAGGACAACAACAAGATATGATAGAAGCCTTTTCAAGCCTTGTAAAAGCGTTAATTCTTTCGATTATTCTTGTATATATGATATTAGCCTCACAATTTGAATCTTTATTGCATCCTTTTACAGTTATGCTTTCTGTTCCATTTGCTTTATCTGGAGGATTTATAGGCCTTTTCTTAACACATAGAGCTTTATCTGTTCCAGCTTTTATAGGTATTATTATGCTGGCTGGAATTGTTGTAAACAATGCCATTGTTTTAGTAGATTATATCAATCAATTAAGACAAACCGGAGTAGCTAGGACAGAAGCTATTCAAAAGGCTGCTTCTACAAGATTTAGACCTATTTTAATGACAACACTTACAACGGTACTTGGATTACTTCCTTTGGCTTTAGGAATAGGAGAAGGTGCTTCTACTCAAGCACCAATGGCTACAGTCGTAGTAGGAGGTCTTAGTTTGTCTACAGTTCTTACTTTATCTTTTATTCCTGTTGTATATACTATCTTTGATGATTTATCATCCAAGATAAAATCCAAATTTAAAAGAAAAAAAGAACCTATTAAAGAAATCCATTAG
- a CDS encoding RNA polymerase sigma factor, with translation MEIISFFDHRKKTSVSKAKSGDQQAFLSLIDENRLNMYRVARGILKNEEDIKDAIQNTLIKAFENICTLKKDKYFKTWLIRILINECNETIRKNKRSISLNENINPLNEKYNDCYQNMDLIQALHSLNEELRVTITLFYFEDLSVKNISQILEIPQGTVKSRLNRARTKLREILGEDE, from the coding sequence ATGGAAATTATATCATTTTTCGATCATCGAAAAAAGACATCCGTATCTAAAGCAAAGAGTGGAGATCAACAAGCGTTTTTATCACTCATAGATGAAAATCGATTAAATATGTATAGAGTAGCTAGAGGAATTTTAAAAAATGAAGAAGATATAAAAGATGCTATTCAAAATACATTAATCAAAGCATTTGAGAATATATGCACTTTAAAAAAAGATAAGTATTTTAAAACTTGGTTAATAAGAATTTTAATCAATGAGTGCAATGAAACCATAAGAAAAAACAAAAGAAGTATTTCTCTAAATGAAAATATAAATCCTCTAAATGAAAAATATAATGATTGTTATCAAAATATGGATTTGATTCAAGCACTCCATTCATTAAATGAAGAATTGAGAGTGACCATTACATTATTTTATTTTGAGGATCTTTCTGTTAAGAACATATCACAAATTTTAGAAATTCCCCAAGGAACTGTTAAATCAAGACTGAATCGAGCAAGAACAAAGCTTAGAGAAATATTAGGGGAGGATGAATAA